The Panacibacter microcysteis genome includes a window with the following:
- a CDS encoding hydroxypyruvate isomerase family protein: MSKHQDRRSALKNIVAGSAAVAAAPLLSSFSSDNKNENTLKGNINHSVCQWTYGFLSVEELCKVAKDIGLKAIDLMGPKDWPTLQKYGLYSSMCYVGAGSSLTEGWNNKANHAKLIKDYEETFPLMVKAGYKQVICFSGNRNGMDDETGLKNCAEGLQKILPAAEKAGITVVMELLNSKVDHKDYMCDKTHWGVELCKATGSENFKLLYDIYHMQIDEGDVIRTIKDNHQYISHYHTGGVPGRHEIDDTQELYYPAIMKAILDTGFKGYVAQEFMPAGPDKIASLRKAVQICDV; the protein is encoded by the coding sequence ATGTCAAAGCATCAAGATCGTCGTTCCGCACTTAAAAATATCGTAGCCGGTTCTGCAGCCGTTGCCGCAGCACCGTTGCTTTCCTCTTTCAGCAGTGATAACAAAAATGAAAATACCTTGAAAGGAAATATCAATCATTCCGTATGTCAGTGGACATACGGTTTTCTGTCTGTAGAAGAACTTTGTAAAGTAGCCAAAGACATTGGCCTGAAGGCCATCGACCTGATGGGCCCTAAAGACTGGCCAACACTGCAGAAATATGGCTTGTACAGCTCTATGTGTTACGTAGGCGCAGGCTCTAGCCTTACAGAAGGCTGGAACAACAAAGCCAACCACGCAAAGCTTATTAAAGACTACGAAGAAACTTTTCCGCTAATGGTTAAAGCAGGCTACAAACAGGTGATCTGTTTTAGCGGTAACCGTAATGGAATGGATGATGAAACAGGTTTAAAGAATTGTGCTGAAGGCTTACAAAAAATTCTGCCCGCAGCAGAAAAGGCAGGTATTACAGTGGTGATGGAATTGCTCAACAGCAAAGTGGATCATAAAGACTATATGTGCGATAAAACCCATTGGGGCGTGGAACTGTGTAAAGCTACAGGATCTGAAAACTTTAAACTGCTCTACGATATTTACCACATGCAGATTGATGAAGGTGACGTAATCAGAACCATCAAAGACAATCATCAATACATTTCCCACTACCACACAGGTGGCGTGCCCGGCAGGCACGAGATTGATGATACCCAGGAATTGTATTACCCCGCTATCATGAAAGCAATCCTGGATACAGGCTTTAAAGGTTATGTAGCACAGGAGTTTATGCCTGCAGGGCCCGATAAAATTGCTTCACTGCGCAAGGCAGTTCAGATCTGCGATGTTTAA
- a CDS encoding MFS transporter, whose amino-acid sequence MSAINRNQLFVASCLALLVTSLSFGIRAGILGRLGVEFQLSAEQLGTIAATAFWGFPLAIIIGGMVVDVIGMKKLLVGAGIFHLAGILLTVFATGYWSLFLSTLLIGMGNGTVEAACNPLVATIYSDNKTTKLNHFHLWFPGGIVIGTLLVFLFDKIGLGWQVQVGVMLIPTLLYLYLFSKLEFPVTERVASGVSTSEMYGSLLNPLFIAMIILMFGTAITELFTGQWIDVLLKNVTENAILLLTIETGIMVIGRAFAGPVVHRLSPSGVLLFSAIFASLGLYLLGHSTGNMLFVGAIVFGIGVCYFWPTMIGFVAENLPRTGAVGLNFMGGAGMFAVSVYMIFMGGYYDRLLAAKLPAGSDLATYTGSSATPEMTAALNEAKKAAGPEIINATLIIPIILTVAFLILFIYMRGKRKPGLQPAGAH is encoded by the coding sequence ATGTCAGCCATTAACCGGAACCAACTTTTTGTAGCCAGTTGCCTGGCGTTGCTTGTTACATCTTTATCTTTTGGTATAAGGGCAGGTATCCTCGGTCGTTTAGGCGTAGAATTTCAGTTAAGTGCAGAACAACTTGGCACCATTGCGGCAACAGCATTCTGGGGTTTTCCGCTGGCAATTATTATTGGTGGTATGGTGGTAGATGTAATTGGTATGAAGAAGTTGCTTGTTGGTGCAGGCATCTTTCACCTTGCAGGCATTTTATTGACTGTATTTGCCACAGGTTACTGGTCGTTGTTTTTATCTACACTGCTTATAGGTATGGGAAATGGTACGGTAGAAGCCGCATGCAATCCGCTTGTTGCCACCATTTATTCAGACAATAAAACAACAAAACTCAACCACTTCCATTTATGGTTTCCCGGTGGTATTGTAATAGGCACATTACTGGTATTTCTGTTTGATAAAATAGGTCTTGGCTGGCAGGTGCAGGTTGGTGTAATGCTGATCCCTACGCTACTATACCTTTACCTGTTTAGCAAGCTGGAGTTTCCCGTTACAGAACGTGTGGCAAGTGGTGTTTCAACATCTGAAATGTATGGTTCATTGTTGAACCCGTTGTTTATTGCAATGATCATTCTCATGTTTGGTACAGCAATAACAGAGTTGTTCACTGGTCAGTGGATTGATGTATTGCTCAAGAATGTAACAGAAAATGCTATCCTGCTGTTAACAATCGAAACGGGTATAATGGTTATTGGCCGTGCCTTTGCTGGGCCTGTTGTACACCGTTTATCGCCTTCGGGGGTGTTGTTATTCTCTGCAATATTTGCTTCACTCGGTTTATACCTGTTAGGGCACTCTACGGGAAATATGTTATTTGTAGGCGCTATTGTGTTTGGTATCGGTGTATGTTATTTCTGGCCTACCATGATTGGCTTCGTGGCAGAAAACCTTCCCAGGACAGGTGCTGTTGGTTTAAACTTTATGGGTGGTGCAGGTATGTTTGCTGTTTCTGTTTACATGATCTTCATGGGTGGTTACTACGACAGGTTATTAGCCGCCAAGTTGCCTGCAGGTTCAGACCTGGCCACTTATACAGGTTCTTCCGCAACACCGGAGATGACGGCTGCATTAAATGAAGCCAAAAAGGCAGCAGGCCCTGAAATTATTAATGCCACACTCATTATCCCCATCATCCTTACAGTGGCATTCCTCATACTTTTTATTTATATGAGAGGCAAAAGGAAACCAGGGTTACAACCGGCAGGCGCTCATTAA
- a CDS encoding Gfo/Idh/MocA family protein yields MNRKLRMGMVGGGKDAFIGAIHRIAANMDGLIELCCGALSINPEVAVESGKMLFLPEDRTYLNYEEMIKKEAALPADKRMDFVTIVTPNFAHFAPAMMALDNGFHVVIEKPIAFTLDEALQLKQKVAETGLTLCLTHTYSGYPMVKQAKAMVAANTFGKIRKVWVEYPQGWLSKLSEREGNAQAAWRTDPKKSGKSGCMGDIGTHAAHLAEYVTGLKITHMCADLNALVEGRALDDDGNVLLKLENGATGVLMASQVAAGEENGIRIRVYGEKGGLEWYQHEPNTLLVKWLDAPAQILRAGGNYGDRLSSFATHNCRTPGGHPEGYLEAFGNIYRNFALTLSAKIDGTEPTKEMLDFPGVEDGIRGMAFIDNVVLSGQSTEKWTPHTV; encoded by the coding sequence ATGAACAGAAAACTAAGAATGGGAATGGTAGGTGGAGGCAAGGATGCTTTCATTGGTGCCATTCACCGTATTGCTGCCAACATGGATGGCCTTATAGAACTTTGTTGTGGTGCACTCAGTATAAATCCTGAAGTTGCAGTTGAGTCTGGTAAAATGTTGTTTCTTCCTGAAGACAGAACATACCTGAATTATGAAGAGATGATTAAGAAAGAAGCCGCACTACCTGCAGACAAACGAATGGATTTTGTAACCATCGTTACACCAAACTTCGCACACTTTGCACCTGCAATGATGGCACTGGACAATGGCTTTCATGTGGTGATTGAGAAGCCTATTGCATTTACACTTGATGAAGCCTTGCAACTGAAACAAAAAGTTGCTGAAACAGGTTTAACGCTGTGCCTTACACATACCTACTCCGGCTACCCGATGGTGAAGCAGGCCAAGGCAATGGTTGCTGCCAATACATTTGGTAAAATAAGAAAAGTGTGGGTTGAATACCCGCAGGGCTGGCTTAGCAAACTAAGCGAAAGAGAAGGCAATGCACAGGCTGCCTGGAGAACAGACCCCAAGAAAAGCGGCAAGAGTGGTTGTATGGGAGATATTGGTACCCATGCTGCACACCTTGCAGAATATGTAACAGGTTTAAAGATTACACATATGTGTGCAGACCTAAATGCTTTGGTGGAAGGTCGTGCACTGGATGATGACGGTAATGTATTATTGAAATTAGAAAATGGTGCCACAGGCGTACTGATGGCCAGCCAGGTGGCAGCAGGCGAAGAGAATGGGATACGTATACGTGTATATGGAGAAAAAGGCGGACTTGAGTGGTACCAGCATGAGCCAAATACATTGCTTGTTAAGTGGCTTGACGCACCTGCACAAATATTAAGGGCAGGTGGCAACTACGGCGACCGTTTGTCAAGTTTTGCCACGCACAACTGCAGAACACCCGGCGGTCACCCTGAAGGTTACCTTGAGGCATTTGGTAATATCTACCGCAATTTTGCCTTAACACTTTCTGCAAAAATTGATGGTACTGAACCTACAAAAGAAATGCTCGATTTTCCCGG